The following nucleotide sequence is from Flavimarina sp. Hel_I_48.
AAGCCAAAAAAGGCGAACTTATAAGTGCCGGGGCTGATAATGTACTTTCCCTAAAGCTTATGGACGGTAATTACTACAATGAGATCGAACAAAAAAATTACCGCGAGCGTAACCGTATGCCTTTTGTCAAAAGCTATTTTGAAACCTATACCATAAACATTGACCTTGCCGAACTCAGCAATGTAGATATGGATGAGAAAAGTATTGACAATGCATACACGATGCTCAGTTTCAATGAACTCAATGACACCTTAGTCGACCTCTCTTCCCAATACAGCAAATACCTGGAACAGACAGGCCGCACACAGGTACGCCGTAATGAATTACGCGAACTTGACACCTCGTTCTATTCCAGAATGAAGATAGACACCCTAAAAGTGGCAGATACAGATGTTCTAAAGAACTTTACTCCAGAGAATAGCCGTCAAATTTTGGATTTTGCAAAAACCAGCGCTACCTCCGCGATAAGTTATATAAAAAGCCGAAAGGCAGACAATGGCCAGCGGGTAAAGAGCTTAAGTAAATACGAGATTGCCCTGCATGAAAAATTCACCCTTGCCATAGGCTGTATCGTACTTTTTTTTGTGGGCGCCCCACTGGGAGCGATCATTCGCAAAGGCGGGCTTGGACTTCCCATTGTAATAGGCGTAGTACTCTTTCTTACCTATCATTTTATAGGTATTTTCGCAAAAAACAGTGCAGAAGATGGCAGTATCCCAGCCTGGCTGGCAAGCTGGTTAAGTACGCTGATCCTATTTCCGCTGGGTACCTATTTGACCTATCGTGCAACTACAGATCAAGGTCTTTTTGATATAGATAGTATCCTGGATCCCATAAAAAAACTATTCCGCAAAATTGCCGGCGTAAAAACTAAGAAATAGCTATTGCGTATCTTTGCAAAGAAAATTCCAGTTATGAATACTGACAGCATTTCCTTACCCATTAAACTCAATACCATATCTGAGGCCATTGAAGATATCAAAGCCGGAAAGGTCATTATTGTGGTAGATGATGAAGATCGTGAAAATGAAGGTGATTTTCTGGCTGCCGCCGAAATGGCAACCCCGGAAGTCATTAATTTTATGGCCACAAATGGCCGCGGACTCATCTGTACCCCCATAACCGAAGAACGCTGTAAAGAACTGAAGTTGGACATGATGGTGGGCACCAATACAGACCCTATGGAAACCGCCTTTACCGTTTCCGTAGATCTTAAGGGAAAAGGAGTGACCACGGGCATTAGTGCAGCAGACCGCGCAAAAACCATACAGTCCCTTGTTGATACCAGTACCAAACCCTGGGACCTCAGCAGGCCTGGCCATATTTTTCCGCTAAAGGCAAAACAAGGTGGTGTTTTGAGAAGGACCGGCCATACTGAAGCCGCCATTGACTTCGCCCGTCTTGCAGGGCTCAAACCTGCAGGTGTAATCGTAGAGATCATGAACGAAGATGGTTCTATGGCACGCTTGCCCCATCTGGTGGAAGTAGCTCAGAAATTTGATCTAAAGATTGTTTCTATAGAAGATCTTGTGGCCTACAGAATGCAGCATGATTCCCTGATCCTGAAAAAGGAGGATTTTGATATCGAAACCCGTTTTGGCACGTATCGCCTGCGCGCATATTCCCAGACTACTAACAATCAGGTACATCTTGCTTTGACAAAAGGGGAATGGAAACCGGAAGAACCGGTGCTTGTACGTATGAATTCTACCTTCGTCAACGATGATATTCTGGGTACGTTGACCAATAATTCTGACGAAGTCCTGGATGACATGTTTAAATCCATAAATGAAAATGGCAAGGGCGCTATTGTGTTCATCAATCAGGAAAACGCTTCTTCCTTCCTACTCAGCCGACTTACAGAATTGAGAAATTTACAGTCAAAGGGCGAGTCAAAAGCACCAAAGGCGAAAATGGACACTAAGGATTTTGGAATTGGTGCCCAGATTTTACACGATTTAGGGATCTGCAAAATACGTTTGCTATCCAATTCTGATATATCTACAAAACGGGTGGGAATTGAAGGTTACGGACTGGAAATTACCGAACGGGTAAATTATTAGAATGATTGGGTACTAAAGATTACTGTTTAGTCAAAAAATGACCTTTTTTAGCGGAAAATCGGTCCTTTTAAAGACGTTTTACGTGGTTTTTTCACCTTTTGATCGGACTCCTGTTCTCCGATTCATGGTTTTTCCGACTAACTTTCAACCGCATTGAAATCCCATATCTTTCAGATATTAGCGATATATAACCGTATCCTCTACGGAGCGGCGTACTTTTTCAAATTTGGAGAACATATCATCTTCGGCGCGATAGCCGATAGGCATTATCAGTATGGAAGAAATATTTAGGACATCCAGCTCTAACATCTTATCAAAACCATCAGGCTCAAAACCTTCCATGGGGCACGCATCAATACCCTCCAGCGCGCAAACAGTCATCAAATTTCCCATCGCAAGATAAGCCTGATTGATAGCCCAGTTTCGGGTTTCCTCTTTTGTTTGTGAATCGAATTTATCTGCCAGCATTTCCCTAAATGGAGCCAAGGTTTTTTCGGGGGTATCGCGTGTAGATTTGACGTTGTCAAAATATTCATGAACGTACGGTGATTTGACGTTCTTTTCTATACAAAAGACCAGTACGCACGAGGCATCTACAACCTGGCGCTGCCCCATGGCCTGAGCTACCAGCTCTTCCTGTAGCTTTTTGTCCTGCACCACTAGCAGTCTTACCGGTTGCAGGCCGTATGAGGTGGCCGTTAAATTGAAGGCCTGGGTAATGATGTCCAACTTATCCTGCGGGATCTGCCTGGCATCATCAAATTTTTTTGTGGCGTAGCGCCATTGTAAGCTGTCTATTATGTTCATCGCGATACTTTGCACAAAGATAGTGATCTATAAAGGATTAGAAACAGTTTTTACTTCACCCTGAGCGTTTCTTGTAAAAATTATAAAATAAATTATCCAAGTGCCTTATTCATTTCAAAAAATCGTTTTATATTTGCACCCGCATTCAGCGAATAGCTGATGAGGCACTCAGGAGAAATGGCAGAGTGGTCGAATGCGGCAGTCTTGAAAACTGTTGAGGGTCACACCTCCGGGGGTTCGAATCCCTCTTTCTCCGCGAAAAGTCCTACAAAAGGCATTTTAAAACCTGTAAATCGCTGATTTACAGGTTTTTTTGTTTTATTCCAATATCATTTGATATCAAATAAATGCAATCTAAAAGGGGCTGATTCGGTGTCACTTTTATAGGTCTACCAACTGACACCGAATTGATGTAAATACTTTGATTTTCAGTGGTTTAAAATGATTTTGATATTAATTTTTTTGAGTACATTGTGGAGAATTTAAAACTAAAAAGGTGTCACATTCTCTCTCCCTCCTATTCTACATTAAAAAAAGCAAAGCCGATGAGTACGGCAAAGCAAACATATATCTACGCATAACCCTAGCCGGCAAAAGG
It contains:
- a CDS encoding NAD(P)H-dependent oxidoreductase, which encodes MNIIDSLQWRYATKKFDDARQIPQDKLDIITQAFNLTATSYGLQPVRLLVVQDKKLQEELVAQAMGQRQVVDASCVLVFCIEKNVKSPYVHEYFDNVKSTRDTPEKTLAPFREMLADKFDSQTKEETRNWAINQAYLAMGNLMTVCALEGIDACPMEGFEPDGFDKMLELDVLNISSILIMPIGYRAEDDMFSKFEKVRRSVEDTVIYR
- a CDS encoding LptF/LptG family permease, with the translated sequence MFIFVLQTVWLYIKDLAGKDLDFMIILKFLIYFSPRLVTLVLPLTVLLSSIMTFGNFAENYEFAAMKSSGISLQRAMRGLTVFIIILAGVSFLFANYVIPAAEFESLNLRRNIAKMKPAMALSKGQYNSIGDLYTIKIADKSGDNDQFLDDVIIYEKDSDPNRVGNFTVIKAKKGELISAGADNVLSLKLMDGNYYNEIEQKNYRERNRMPFVKSYFETYTINIDLAELSNVDMDEKSIDNAYTMLSFNELNDTLVDLSSQYSKYLEQTGRTQVRRNELRELDTSFYSRMKIDTLKVADTDVLKNFTPENSRQILDFAKTSATSAISYIKSRKADNGQRVKSLSKYEIALHEKFTLAIGCIVLFFVGAPLGAIIRKGGLGLPIVIGVVLFLTYHFIGIFAKNSAEDGSIPAWLASWLSTLILFPLGTYLTYRATTDQGLFDIDSILDPIKKLFRKIAGVKTKK
- the ribB gene encoding 3,4-dihydroxy-2-butanone-4-phosphate synthase; translation: MNTDSISLPIKLNTISEAIEDIKAGKVIIVVDDEDRENEGDFLAAAEMATPEVINFMATNGRGLICTPITEERCKELKLDMMVGTNTDPMETAFTVSVDLKGKGVTTGISAADRAKTIQSLVDTSTKPWDLSRPGHIFPLKAKQGGVLRRTGHTEAAIDFARLAGLKPAGVIVEIMNEDGSMARLPHLVEVAQKFDLKIVSIEDLVAYRMQHDSLILKKEDFDIETRFGTYRLRAYSQTTNNQVHLALTKGEWKPEEPVLVRMNSTFVNDDILGTLTNNSDEVLDDMFKSINENGKGAIVFINQENASSFLLSRLTELRNLQSKGESKAPKAKMDTKDFGIGAQILHDLGICKIRLLSNSDISTKRVGIEGYGLEITERVNY